In one Streptomyces venezuelae genomic region, the following are encoded:
- the vioD gene encoding capreomycidine synthase, which produces MNFDGALLEDWMRDHYHDAAIDIGSSGVLDYSLGQVRELAGIEPGDLDEIVFRDSPCLGRDDLREAIASRWGDGDAHKVMLTHGGSEAIYVALQTLLEPGDQVVALHPAYHSHVSVAESMGCEVLRWQLREEDKFRPDVEELARIVTARTKVIVVNFPHNPTGATLDLPGFRRLLEIADSVDAHLLWDGAFTDLVYDDAPLPDPGLTYPRTVSIGTFSKAFGLPGMRFGWCMADPELLRAMTNLRDRITLSLSPLLEYIALRVVQRADVFIAPRLQNAKANRRLLADWAARHEDHVDLPLPLGGVTAFPRLRPWRDTTELCRRLGETSNVLLVPGRAFDHPCRVRLGFGGDRGQLSKGLDILGAEFAASLQP; this is translated from the coding sequence ATGAATTTTGATGGGGCATTGCTCGAAGACTGGATGCGCGACCACTATCATGACGCTGCGATAGACATCGGGTCGAGTGGAGTTCTTGACTACTCCCTCGGACAGGTGCGAGAACTCGCCGGCATCGAGCCCGGTGATCTGGACGAGATCGTCTTCCGGGACAGCCCGTGCCTGGGCCGGGACGACCTGCGCGAGGCCATCGCCTCGCGCTGGGGGGACGGCGACGCGCACAAGGTGATGCTCACGCACGGCGGCAGCGAGGCCATCTACGTCGCGCTCCAGACCCTCCTCGAACCAGGCGACCAAGTCGTCGCCCTGCACCCGGCCTACCACTCGCACGTTTCCGTCGCGGAGTCCATGGGGTGCGAAGTCCTGCGCTGGCAGCTGCGCGAGGAGGACAAGTTCCGGCCTGACGTGGAGGAACTCGCGAGGATCGTCACCGCGCGCACCAAGGTTATTGTGGTCAACTTTCCGCACAACCCGACCGGCGCGACACTCGACCTTCCTGGTTTCCGGCGACTGCTGGAGATTGCTGACAGTGTTGACGCCCATCTCCTGTGGGACGGCGCTTTCACGGACCTGGTCTACGACGACGCACCGCTGCCGGACCCCGGACTGACCTATCCGCGCACCGTGTCGATCGGAACCTTTTCAAAGGCCTTTGGTCTGCCCGGCATGCGATTCGGATGGTGCATGGCCGACCCGGAGCTGCTGCGGGCGATGACCAACCTGCGCGACCGCATCACCCTCAGCCTCTCCCCGCTTCTCGAGTACATAGCGCTGCGCGTCGTACAGCGTGCGGACGTGTTCATCGCTCCCCGGCTGCAGAACGCCAAGGCAAATCGGCGCCTGTTGGCCGATTGGGCCGCGCGGCACGAGGACCATGTCGACCTTCCGCTGCCCCTGGGCGGAGTGACGGCGTTCCCGCGACTGCGCCCGTGGCGGGACACGACCGAGCTGTGCCGGCGGCTGGGGGAGACCAGCAACGTACTGCTCGTCCCCGGCCGGGCATTCGACCACCCGTGCCGCGTCCGGCTCGGTTTCGGCGGCGATCGCGGCCAACTGAGCAAAGGCCTGGACATTTTGGGCGCTGAGTTCGCCGCAAGTCTCCAACCGTGA
- a CDS encoding non-ribosomal peptide synthetase → MTLSEQSFVSNAPHDELSPVHAEVARMAGSDPQRVAVRSGGTELSYGELDAWARRLAALVRAAGAGRGERIGVLVEPSHAMIAAVLGILYAGAAYVPADPAHPDQRIADVFADAGVSAVIVADGTSDRLTTLTYPVIRAEDAREGEGEEITAAAVAVTLDDAAYVIYTSGSTGEPKGVLVEHRQLSASTRARREVYPGAPVFLLVSPLAFDSSIAGVWGTLTAGGCLVVAASDEIRDPERLADLVERRQVTRLLCVPLLYNALLDAAARQGTRLDALDTVIVAGEALTEALMERHFALLGRTVALVNEYGPTEATVWASFRRYEAPGPVSIGGPVPGVRLYLLNEQLEPVPRGVSGELFIGGTGVARGYFGRPEATAQAFIGDPFTDVEGAKMYRTGDLARWNDDGEVEFLGRRDQQVKIRGHRIELGAVEAHLRTAPGVSDAVVVTNTERTQLVGFVLSPPDSSPELIREHVARRLPQAMVPNWIHVLDRFPVTANGKIDRKSLSALAETHPESRTEDGAAAPTDDTTGRVSAAWAEVLKRKDVPVEVNFFDLGGHSVKLFELQNALERHAGVRLSVVALFSHTTVAAQATLIRDGVPSDEGSAVVAQAASTRRSRALRARRQRLEGGERR, encoded by the coding sequence ATGACCTTGTCAGAACAGAGCTTTGTGTCGAACGCTCCACACGACGAGCTCAGCCCAGTCCATGCAGAAGTGGCCCGGATGGCCGGCAGTGATCCGCAGAGGGTCGCCGTTCGGAGCGGGGGCACCGAGCTGAGCTACGGCGAGCTCGATGCCTGGGCCAGGCGCCTCGCAGCGTTGGTCCGTGCGGCAGGTGCGGGCAGAGGCGAGCGAATCGGTGTGCTCGTCGAACCGTCACACGCGATGATCGCCGCCGTGCTCGGCATCCTGTACGCCGGTGCCGCGTACGTCCCGGCAGACCCGGCCCACCCCGATCAGCGGATCGCCGATGTGTTCGCCGACGCGGGTGTGTCCGCCGTGATCGTCGCAGACGGCACGTCTGACCGACTGACCACGCTCACGTACCCGGTCATTCGAGCGGAGGATGCCCGAGAAGGAGAAGGAGAGGAGATCACTGCGGCGGCAGTCGCCGTGACACTCGATGACGCCGCTTACGTCATCTACACCTCGGGCAGCACCGGCGAACCCAAAGGCGTCCTGGTCGAGCACCGGCAGCTGTCCGCTTCCACTCGGGCACGCCGCGAGGTGTACCCCGGCGCTCCCGTCTTCTTGCTTGTGTCCCCCCTGGCCTTCGATTCCTCGATTGCCGGGGTGTGGGGGACCTTGACCGCGGGCGGATGCCTGGTCGTAGCTGCATCCGACGAGATCCGCGATCCCGAGCGGCTGGCCGACCTGGTGGAACGACGGCAGGTCACCCGGCTGCTCTGTGTGCCGCTGCTCTACAACGCACTGCTGGACGCGGCGGCACGGCAGGGCACGCGGCTGGACGCGCTGGATACGGTGATCGTGGCCGGCGAGGCGCTGACCGAGGCATTGATGGAACGCCATTTCGCGTTGCTCGGCCGCACCGTCGCCCTGGTCAATGAGTACGGCCCGACCGAAGCCACTGTGTGGGCCAGCTTCCGCCGCTATGAGGCCCCTGGGCCGGTATCCATCGGCGGGCCGGTGCCTGGTGTCCGCCTCTACCTGCTGAATGAGCAGCTGGAGCCGGTCCCACGCGGTGTGAGTGGCGAGTTGTTCATCGGCGGGACTGGTGTGGCGCGAGGCTACTTCGGCCGCCCTGAAGCGACTGCCCAGGCCTTCATCGGCGACCCTTTCACCGACGTCGAGGGCGCCAAGATGTACCGCACGGGGGACCTCGCCCGCTGGAACGACGATGGTGAGGTGGAATTCCTCGGCCGCCGCGATCAGCAGGTCAAGATCCGTGGTCATCGGATAGAGCTCGGCGCGGTCGAGGCTCATCTGCGTACCGCACCAGGGGTCAGCGACGCCGTCGTGGTGACGAACACGGAGCGGACCCAGCTCGTCGGGTTCGTCCTGTCGCCTCCTGACAGCTCTCCAGAACTCATCCGCGAGCATGTGGCCCGCAGGCTGCCGCAAGCCATGGTTCCGAACTGGATTCACGTGCTCGATCGGTTTCCTGTGACTGCCAACGGAAAAATCGACCGAAAAAGCCTCAGTGCGCTGGCAGAAACCCATCCGGAATCCCGGACAGAGGATGGAGCCGCCGCCCCCACGGACGACACGACCGGACGGGTGTCCGCCGCGTGGGCCGAGGTACTGAAGCGGAAAGACGTGCCGGTCGAGGTGAACTTCTTCGATCTGGGCGGCCACTCGGTCAAGCTCTTCGAGCTTCAGAACGCCCTCGAGCGACATGCGGGAGTTCGGCTCTCGGTTGTCGCTCTGTTCTCGCACACCACGGTGGCGGCGCAGGCAACGCTGATCCGTGACGGCGTTCCCTCGGACGAGGGTTCGGCTGTGGTCGCGCAAGCGGCATCAACGAGGCGCTCTCGTGCGCTGCGCGCACGGCGCCAGCGTCTTGAGGGAGGGGAGCGGCGGTGA
- a CDS encoding nitroreductase has product MSEAPTGGTQSSGTQPGGTRTSEYAEQLIRGRRATRAFRPDPVPEDILREVFSLAGAAPSNSNAQPWRVEVVGGARRDRLADALRTAHAERRVTADYPYSEEMYGPVHRERRAAFGAGLYGALGIGPDDHPARAAYDAESLGFYGAPHAAFLFVTGDGGPRLAADAGAYLQTLLLAMTGYGVASCPQGLLSFYADTVRDQLGVDEGKLLVGISFGYADESAPVNRVAAGRADLAATTTFHA; this is encoded by the coding sequence ATGAGTGAGGCACCCACCGGCGGGACACAGTCGAGCGGGACACAGCCGGGCGGGACGCGAACGTCGGAGTACGCAGAGCAGCTGATCCGCGGGCGCCGCGCGACCCGCGCATTCCGTCCCGACCCGGTACCCGAGGACATCCTGCGCGAGGTCTTCTCCCTGGCCGGCGCCGCGCCGTCCAATTCCAACGCGCAGCCGTGGCGGGTCGAGGTGGTCGGTGGCGCACGGCGAGACCGTCTCGCCGACGCCCTGCGCACGGCCCACGCCGAGCGACGCGTCACGGCCGACTACCCGTACTCCGAGGAGATGTACGGCCCCGTACACCGGGAACGGCGGGCCGCGTTCGGTGCCGGTCTGTACGGAGCGCTGGGCATCGGCCCCGACGACCACCCGGCTCGAGCGGCCTACGACGCGGAGAGCCTGGGCTTCTACGGAGCGCCCCATGCCGCGTTCCTGTTCGTCACCGGCGACGGCGGGCCGCGACTTGCCGCCGACGCCGGCGCCTACCTGCAGACGCTGCTGCTGGCCATGACCGGCTACGGCGTGGCCAGTTGCCCGCAGGGCCTGCTCAGCTTCTATGCCGACACCGTCCGCGACCAACTCGGAGTGGACGAGGGGAAGCTGCTCGTGGGGATCTCCTTCGGCTACGCCGACGAGAGCGCGCCGGTGAATCGGGTCGCGGCCGGCCGGGCGGACCTGGCGGCGACCACCACATTCCACGCCTAG
- a CDS encoding thioester reductase domain-containing protein translates to MTTEEAAQHDLEQAVAVVGMSGRFPGAPDLDAYWANLRDGVCSLSEFTEKELLADGTDLAELRNPAFVPVQGYLADADRFEAELFGFNRTEAAALDPQHRVLLETAWSALEDAGYAPLSAPSRTGVYMGGSSTEHALAAETAPALAASIGEIQVRLLTDREFLAPWISYRLGLDGPSMMVQTACSSSLTAVHVAVQALLLGECDTALAGGVSIGAPRKEGYVYYQGGTSSPDGRCRPFDEKAAGTVPGSGVGVLVLRRLEDALADGDPVRAVIRGTAVTNDGAGKVGFTAPGVDRQTAAITEAWAAAGLEPSAAQYVEAHGTGTELGDRIELAAASAAFTPRAGLDARAGLDARVGIDGGVGIALGSVKSNIGHADAAAGVAALIKTVLMLEHATLAPTVNVTSPMAALRDSPLRLVTETRPWPRRPDLPRLAGVTSVGMGGTNVHAVVQEAPVREPHAKVNARPTVLPLSARTDHQLALVAARLAARLREADTPALADVAHTLRTGRVGMPVRAYVVAAGVREASDKLMALAEGQPDPVRDPSGEAWLRGEEVAWPALDGEVRRVRLPSYPFAGERYGALTLRGTAAQVPVAQASAGSAAPALRSELEDRVTELVTEALDLDGPAGLEKTYLDAGGDSLTSVHLAGRLRDELGIDVPIELFLEPVTLKEMTIRIVEFKEGGEGVGHPARRVAAARRPTFASVHGEGATEVHAKDLTLDKFLDAHLLADAPALPRVEREPRTVLLTGANGYLGRFLALEWLRTLAPAGGRLIALVRGKDAAAARQRLDAAFDSGDPELVRTYEELAAGHLDVVAGDMAEPRLGLDEAAWDRLADEVDLIVHAGASVNHLLPYPYLFDANVVGTAELVRLALTRRTKPVTYISSVGVADSCRPALDEDTDVRVALPALSVDDGYANGYATSKWAGEVLLHEAHDLCGLPVTAFRSSMILAHSRYGGQLNVTDVFSRLLFSVLATGIAPRSFYRADGERAHYDGLPVDFTAAAMVALGGGGTSGIPSGYRTFSLVNPNDDGVSLDAIVDWLAQDGHAIERVDDYAEWYLRLEAAMRALPQAQRQYAALPILHGYKEPEDPVTGSVIPSDRFRAAVRAGAIAGHGDIPSVTRDLVAKYARDLKNLMTAGRPLDGGHVNP, encoded by the coding sequence ATGACGACCGAGGAAGCCGCACAGCACGACCTTGAACAAGCGGTGGCTGTCGTGGGGATGAGCGGACGCTTCCCCGGCGCCCCCGACCTCGACGCCTACTGGGCCAACCTGCGCGACGGCGTCTGCTCGCTGTCCGAGTTCACCGAGAAGGAACTGCTCGCCGACGGGACGGACCTGGCCGAGCTGCGCAATCCCGCGTTCGTCCCGGTACAGGGGTACCTCGCTGACGCGGACCGCTTCGAGGCCGAGCTCTTCGGCTTCAACCGTACCGAGGCGGCCGCCCTGGACCCGCAGCACCGGGTGCTCCTGGAGACCGCCTGGTCGGCGCTGGAGGACGCCGGGTACGCCCCGCTGAGCGCACCGTCCCGCACCGGCGTCTACATGGGCGGCAGTTCGACGGAGCACGCCCTGGCCGCCGAGACGGCCCCGGCGCTCGCCGCGTCGATCGGCGAGATCCAGGTGCGTCTCCTCACCGACCGCGAGTTCCTGGCGCCCTGGATCTCCTACCGGTTGGGTCTGGACGGGCCGAGCATGATGGTCCAGACGGCCTGCTCGTCCTCGCTGACGGCGGTCCATGTCGCCGTCCAGGCCCTGCTGCTCGGCGAGTGCGACACCGCGCTCGCGGGCGGCGTCTCCATCGGCGCCCCGCGCAAGGAGGGCTACGTCTACTACCAGGGCGGGACCTCTTCCCCCGACGGCCGCTGCCGCCCCTTCGACGAGAAGGCGGCCGGCACGGTACCGGGCAGCGGCGTGGGCGTGCTGGTGCTGCGGCGGCTGGAGGACGCGCTCGCCGACGGCGACCCGGTGCGCGCGGTGATCCGGGGCACGGCCGTCACCAACGACGGGGCCGGCAAGGTCGGCTTCACCGCCCCGGGCGTGGACCGGCAGACGGCGGCGATCACCGAGGCGTGGGCCGCGGCGGGGCTGGAGCCTTCGGCGGCGCAGTACGTGGAGGCGCACGGGACCGGGACCGAGCTCGGCGACCGGATCGAACTGGCGGCGGCGAGCGCGGCGTTCACCCCCCGCGCCGGTCTCGACGCCCGCGCCGGTCTCGACGCCCGCGTCGGCATCGACGGCGGCGTCGGCATCGCGCTCGGTTCGGTGAAGTCGAACATCGGGCACGCCGACGCGGCGGCCGGCGTGGCGGCGCTGATCAAGACGGTCCTGATGCTGGAGCACGCCACTCTGGCCCCGACGGTGAACGTCACGAGCCCGATGGCCGCCCTGCGGGACTCGCCGCTGCGGCTGGTGACCGAGACCCGTCCATGGCCGCGCAGGCCGGACCTGCCCCGGCTGGCCGGCGTGACGTCGGTCGGCATGGGCGGCACGAACGTGCACGCGGTGGTTCAGGAGGCACCGGTACGCGAGCCGCACGCGAAAGTCAACGCCCGTCCCACGGTCCTGCCGCTGTCGGCCCGCACTGACCATCAACTCGCCCTCGTGGCAGCACGGTTGGCGGCGCGTCTGCGCGAGGCCGACACACCCGCCCTCGCCGATGTCGCGCACACCCTGCGCACCGGCCGGGTCGGGATGCCCGTGCGTGCCTACGTGGTCGCCGCCGGCGTGCGGGAGGCGTCGGACAAGCTCATGGCGCTGGCCGAGGGCCAACCGGATCCGGTGCGGGACCCGTCGGGGGAGGCGTGGCTGCGCGGGGAGGAGGTGGCATGGCCGGCGCTCGACGGCGAGGTGCGCCGGGTACGGCTCCCGTCGTACCCGTTCGCGGGCGAGAGGTACGGCGCGCTGACGCTGCGCGGCACGGCCGCTCAAGTGCCGGTCGCCCAGGCGTCGGCCGGGAGCGCGGCGCCCGCACTGAGAAGTGAACTGGAGGACAGAGTCACTGAGTTGGTGACCGAGGCGTTGGATCTCGACGGGCCCGCCGGTCTGGAGAAGACGTACCTCGACGCGGGCGGCGACTCGCTGACGTCCGTGCATCTGGCCGGACGGCTCCGCGACGAGCTGGGCATCGACGTACCGATCGAGCTGTTCCTGGAACCGGTCACGCTCAAGGAAATGACGATCCGCATCGTGGAGTTCAAGGAAGGCGGCGAGGGCGTCGGGCACCCTGCTCGCCGAGTTGCGGCCGCGCGGCGGCCCACCTTCGCCTCGGTGCACGGGGAGGGCGCGACCGAGGTCCACGCGAAGGACCTCACCCTCGACAAGTTCCTCGACGCGCACCTCCTCGCCGATGCCCCCGCGCTGCCCCGTGTCGAGCGTGAGCCGCGCACCGTGCTGCTGACCGGCGCGAACGGCTACCTCGGCCGCTTCCTCGCCCTGGAATGGCTGCGCACCCTGGCGCCGGCCGGCGGCCGACTGATCGCCCTGGTGCGCGGCAAGGACGCCGCCGCGGCCCGGCAGCGGCTGGACGCGGCCTTCGACAGCGGCGACCCGGAGCTGGTGCGGACGTACGAGGAACTGGCCGCGGGCCATCTCGACGTCGTGGCGGGTGACATGGCGGAACCGCGACTCGGCCTCGACGAGGCGGCCTGGGACCGGCTGGCCGACGAGGTCGACCTGATCGTCCACGCCGGAGCGTCGGTGAACCACCTCCTGCCCTACCCGTACCTCTTCGACGCCAACGTCGTCGGCACCGCCGAACTCGTCCGACTGGCCCTCACCCGCCGGACGAAGCCGGTCACCTACATCTCCAGCGTCGGGGTCGCCGACTCCTGCCGACCGGCCCTCGACGAGGACACCGACGTCCGCGTCGCCCTACCTGCCCTCAGCGTCGACGACGGCTACGCCAACGGGTACGCGACCAGCAAATGGGCCGGCGAAGTGCTGCTGCATGAGGCGCACGACCTGTGCGGACTGCCGGTCACGGCCTTCCGGTCCAGCATGATCCTGGCGCACAGCCGGTACGGCGGACAGCTCAACGTCACCGACGTGTTCAGCCGCCTCCTGTTCAGCGTGCTCGCCACCGGGATCGCGCCGCGCAGCTTCTACCGCGCGGACGGCGAACGCGCCCACTACGACGGCCTGCCGGTCGACTTCACGGCCGCCGCCATGGTGGCGCTGGGGGGCGGCGGAACCTCTGGAATCCCCTCCGGATATCGGACGTTCAGCCTCGTGAACCCCAACGACGACGGCGTCTCCCTCGACGCCATCGTCGACTGGCTCGCCCAGGACGGCCACGCCATCGAGCGGGTGGACGACTACGCCGAGTGGTACCTGCGGCTCGAGGCTGCGATGCGCGCCCTGCCCCAGGCACAGCGGCAGTACGCGGCGTTGCCCATCCTGCACGGCTACAAGGAGCCCGAGGACCCGGTGACCGGATCCGTCATCCCCTCCGACCGGTTCCGCGCCGCCGTCCGGGCCGGCGCGATCGCCGGGCACGGGGACATCCCGAGCGTCACGCGCGACCTCGTCGCCAAGTACGCCCGGGACCTGAAGAACCTGATGACAGCGGGGCGCCCCTTGGACGGCGGCCACGTCAACCCCTGA
- the gntD gene encoding guanitoxin biosynthesis L-enduracididine beta-hydroxylase GntD: MQSIELSDIELKTVNEVLTSLTAKFQSVSDPEFVRQCAVYAHELPQRLRAELNAFRLEASGGVLSIRGFRIDDVAVGPTPEHWRTHVGRASTLPAEVYFMLCASLLGDPIAWATQQDGRIMHDIFPIKGHENEQLGSGSEELLTWHTEEAFHPLRADYLGLACLRNHDRVATTFASVDDLELTDEIRDLLGQERYPIKPDRSHLPHHDEDSREMSTRERELLSRSYEWIMAKDSVPDRVAILFGDRDAPYLRIDPFFMEDAYADPDSARAMKAIVAEVDRNIRDYVLEPGELIFLDNYKIVHGRVPFTARFDGTDRWLKRLNVARDLRKSRDRRTSHDARVIH, translated from the coding sequence ATGCAGAGCATCGAACTCTCAGACATCGAGCTGAAGACAGTCAACGAAGTACTCACTTCGCTCACGGCCAAGTTCCAGTCGGTCAGTGACCCGGAGTTCGTCCGGCAGTGCGCGGTGTACGCACACGAACTGCCGCAGCGACTGCGGGCCGAGTTGAACGCGTTCCGCCTGGAGGCGTCCGGTGGCGTGCTGTCCATCCGCGGCTTCCGGATCGACGACGTCGCCGTCGGGCCCACTCCCGAGCACTGGCGCACCCATGTCGGCCGGGCGTCCACGCTCCCCGCGGAGGTGTACTTCATGCTCTGCGCGTCCCTGTTGGGCGACCCCATCGCCTGGGCGACACAGCAGGACGGCCGGATCATGCACGACATCTTCCCGATCAAGGGTCACGAGAACGAGCAGCTCGGCTCGGGCAGCGAAGAACTGCTGACCTGGCACACCGAGGAGGCCTTCCACCCCCTGCGGGCCGACTACCTCGGCCTGGCCTGCCTGCGCAACCACGACCGGGTGGCGACGACCTTCGCCTCGGTCGACGACCTCGAGCTCACTGATGAGATCAGGGACCTGCTCGGTCAGGAGCGGTACCCGATCAAGCCCGACCGCTCGCATCTGCCGCACCACGACGAAGACAGCCGGGAGATGTCGACGCGCGAACGCGAGCTGCTCTCGCGCAGCTACGAATGGATCATGGCCAAGGACAGCGTGCCCGACCGCGTCGCCATCCTCTTCGGCGACCGCGACGCACCCTACCTGCGCATCGATCCATTCTTCATGGAGGACGCATACGCCGACCCGGACAGCGCCCGCGCAATGAAGGCCATCGTCGCGGAAGTCGACCGCAACATACGGGATTACGTGCTCGAACCGGGTGAACTGATCTTCCTGGACAACTACAAGATCGTGCACGGCAGGGTGCCGTTCACGGCCCGCTTCGACGGCACGGACCGCTGGCTCAAGAGGCTGAACGTGGCGCGCGACCTGCGCAAGTCGCGCGATCGCAGAACCAGCCACGACGCGCGAGTGATCCATTGA
- a CDS encoding TetR/AcrR family transcriptional regulator encodes MTTTTTASRRPGRGGRERILAAAAGLFAAQGINATGMEQIAERAPVSKRTLYAHFRTKDELVLAHLKDLSSTGRTLEGVLAREDIPAKERILALFDPPPTGTDPVRGCPFIDAAAEFPDPRNAVHSYAREQKLLMVRLVTDLVTELGCREPAVLAEQLVTLADGAASRAMVLGESNYGRHARTAAETLLENALPTTA; translated from the coding sequence ATGACCACGACGACGACGGCGTCTCGACGGCCGGGGCGCGGAGGGCGGGAGCGCATCCTGGCCGCCGCGGCCGGACTGTTCGCGGCGCAGGGGATCAACGCGACCGGCATGGAGCAGATCGCGGAGCGGGCGCCGGTGTCCAAGCGCACCCTCTACGCGCACTTCAGGACCAAGGACGAGCTGGTCCTCGCTCATCTCAAGGACCTCTCCTCGACGGGACGCACCCTGGAGGGCGTGCTGGCACGCGAGGACATCCCCGCCAAGGAGCGGATCCTCGCGCTGTTCGACCCGCCCCCGACCGGCACGGATCCCGTGCGCGGATGCCCGTTCATCGACGCCGCCGCGGAGTTCCCCGACCCACGAAATGCGGTCCACTCCTACGCGCGCGAACAGAAACTGCTGATGGTGCGGCTGGTGACCGACCTGGTGACGGAACTGGGCTGCCGCGAGCCCGCCGTCCTCGCCGAGCAACTCGTGACCCTCGCGGACGGGGCCGCCAGCCGCGCCATGGTGCTGGGCGAGTCGAACTACGGCCGGCACGCGCGGACAGCGGCAGAGACCCTCCTGGAGAACGCGCTGCCCACCACGGCCTGA
- a CDS encoding cytochrome P450 — translation MTAKVISLVDMRAGFDYDSHDPAIAVDPFPTYAKLRESCPVQWSRAWDGYWVTTGHQEVSSAAREARTFQTAQDRADGTVQGVTIPSLGQSNRMIPLELDSPECLKYRKLISVFYSPKQVAARAGEVRQLAAACIDEVIERGECDIVLAMTEKLPSILTMRDIGLPEERWFDIDSLLYRALFAAPHDPATARECAQLICLELVEALDTQRDGDKRGLLGHLAASEVDGAPIPDDDIISMMYLLLLGIHPTSSVTAIALRTLAQQPEMRSRLMSDRSMIRTAVDEFLRWVSPVQGTGRIAAEDVELGGQRIARGEQMLLGWAAANRDDSVFPHADRIDLDRDAGRHLAFGAGQHYCVGAAMVREMFTAMLEEVFDRMPDYTVADDTAIEWFPDLTPVYGIKALPIRFTPGR, via the coding sequence GTGACAGCGAAGGTGATTTCCTTGGTGGACATGCGAGCAGGTTTCGACTACGACAGCCACGACCCGGCGATAGCCGTCGACCCGTTTCCGACCTACGCGAAACTCCGCGAATCCTGCCCGGTGCAGTGGAGCCGCGCCTGGGACGGATATTGGGTCACGACCGGCCACCAGGAGGTCTCCTCGGCGGCCCGCGAGGCCCGGACCTTCCAGACCGCGCAGGACAGGGCGGACGGCACGGTGCAGGGGGTGACCATTCCCTCACTCGGGCAGAGCAACCGGATGATACCGCTGGAACTTGACTCGCCGGAGTGCCTGAAGTACCGCAAGCTGATCTCCGTTTTCTATTCCCCGAAGCAGGTCGCCGCACGTGCCGGCGAGGTCCGGCAGTTGGCGGCGGCCTGTATCGACGAGGTGATCGAGCGCGGCGAGTGCGACATCGTTCTGGCGATGACCGAGAAGCTGCCCAGCATTCTGACCATGCGGGACATCGGACTGCCGGAGGAGCGGTGGTTCGACATCGACTCGCTGCTCTACCGGGCGCTTTTCGCCGCTCCCCATGATCCGGCTACGGCCCGCGAATGCGCGCAACTGATCTGCCTGGAACTGGTGGAGGCACTCGACACCCAACGGGACGGCGACAAGCGGGGGTTGCTCGGGCACCTGGCGGCCAGTGAGGTGGACGGAGCACCGATACCGGACGACGACATCATCTCGATGATGTATTTGCTGCTGCTCGGCATCCATCCGACGTCGAGTGTGACGGCGATCGCGCTCCGTACCCTCGCCCAGCAACCCGAAATGCGGTCCCGGCTGATGTCCGACCGCTCGATGATCCGCACCGCCGTGGACGAGTTCCTGCGGTGGGTCTCGCCCGTTCAAGGCACGGGCCGGATTGCCGCCGAGGACGTCGAGCTCGGCGGGCAGCGCATCGCCCGGGGTGAGCAGATGCTGCTCGGGTGGGCCGCGGCGAACCGCGACGACTCCGTCTTCCCGCACGCGGACCGGATCGACCTCGACCGCGACGCCGGCCGCCACCTCGCTTTCGGTGCCGGCCAGCACTATTGCGTGGGCGCGGCCATGGTGCGCGAGATGTTCACGGCGATGCTGGAGGAAGTGTTCGACCGGATGCCGGACTACACCGTCGCCGATGACACCGCGATCGAGTGGTTTCCGGATCTGACCCCCGTATACGGGATCAAGGCTCTGCCGATACGGTTCACGCCCGGCCGATGA